The window TCGGACCACAGCACCATTCCAGCCAATCAGAGCCAGGCAGGAGCATAGGCGTTTTCCTTCTTACGAAGGAGTATTAGCCCTGGCCTAACCCCACTGGGCACGACGCAGACCTACCCAAGCTCGAAAATGATCGCGGGATTGGTTTTTCCCGCACAAATTTGGACACCAAATTAAGTTCAATAGAACCACCAAGGTGATTGACCTTATTAGTGATAAGGGAGGTGACATCGCGGTCCTCTATTTGtgcattattattttctcttcttaaaTTTCTTTGCAAATAATGTTAATGTGATTGTCGTTCAACTTTTTAAGCCACGCAAGCACCATGGCTcacgaaataaaaaaatgaattttccttgCATAACAGTTTTTTTGAGCTATCTTTAAAATAATATTGTGTGGATTACAAATTTTTTAAGGGGTGGACCTCAcgataatttctaattatttgttatttattttttgtgataaaaaacaAATTGTTATTTTACAGTATATTATGGATAATCACATAAGTATTTCTCTATAAAAATCCGCTGTCGTGCTTAACTGCCGCATCAGTATTTTATCAATGTTTTCAATCGTAGGATCAAcgtaataataaatatatatatatatatattttttttttggtatattaCTAAGCAATAACGAAAAGagggagtttttttttggtcaaaaagagagagagagttttttttttttttttttggagtatGGTATAGTTGAGTGCGACACGTTTGCTCACATTATTTCGGTAAAATACAACGGCTCCCGCAAGGACCCCGGGCATCGAAAGAGAGTGTGTCTCTGCTGTAAGCGCGCTCCATGAACGCATCGTTCGCGAGCAAGAGGCTCTCTCGAGCTCTGCTCGCCGCCGCATCCTCCTCCGCTCCCCgctcgtcggcggcggcggcggcggcggcggcggcgatgactCCCGCGCCGTCGCTTTCGCACCCGCTGCCTTCGTCATCTTCCGAGATCGACGGCACAGCCAGGTCTCTCTTTCGCTCCCCGTGGTCCGTCCTCCAGCAACGCGGCGTCAAGGTCCGCGGATCCGACGTAAGTTCCCCTTTTTCTCCCACGCGCATTGCGCACGCTAGCGAGAACACTCGTTCGGCAGATGACTTGACGCGCTAGCTCGGCTTGCGTAGTTCCCGTCCTGCTGGGTCGGCGTCGGAATTCGCGATACTTTCGGTTCATTCGATGCACGAAGAGTTTCGcgcaatggttttttttttttttttttttggttgcgtGAAAGCCTAATTGAGGTCTTGTAATGCTCGGGGCGTCTTGCTTTCAGCTTTTCATTCTTTGAAATGTGCGGCCGTGAGTTGTGGGGATAAGAGGTGGGAGAGTGTGTGATGTGTTTGATTTTATGCTCCATCCAGTGGAGATGCGGATAGAGGTTCCTGGGTAGTTACGTGTACGGCCTTGCTGTTTGGATAATTCTTCTGTGGATAAATTGTTCTTGTTCTCAAGGATTTCTCTGTGCTGGCTGCACTGTGGTCATTGGTCGAATTTCGTGCTCTGGATATGCTTACTAACAAGATTAGTGAGTCGACCGTCTCTTTAAATGGGTTCGTAGGTTTTGCTTTAGAGGGTGAGTCTCTGGTTGCTGAACTTGACATTTCACGTCTCGAAATTTGAGATAATTAGATTCGAGATACGGCAGGATAAGTTTGGTGTGACTGTAAGAGATTCTGCCAAATATTAGGATACGGATATTCAGCAAACATTAAACGGCATACAGGGCAGCCAGTTTGATGAGTATCAGCTGTCTCATAATTGGACTTGACTATAAAGTAGTTAATGAGGATTGCACATTGAGTGTGTTTATCGGATTGTTCAGTTTGGTATTTTTCATACAGtcatatatttattaatttctcgcATCTTAAATATTGCAGGTAAGACCTGGCAATGTTGTTGACAGAAAAGGTTGCATCGTGATTGTGTGGAACTATTCTAGCTTCACTTTTTGTTTAGCTTTTACTTACTGATGGACCTCACTCATCTCTGTACATTGATGTGTATTTCAGGTCGTCTCTACGAGGTTGGTTCAGGTTATTCATTGTATATTGCCCGCTAAACATGTCTAAACATGATAACTTCTCTAAAATTGTTACATGCATTTTTTAGGTTGTGAAAGCTGATCATAACCAACAGGGCCGAGGATCTGCCATGATACAGGTATTATAACAAATGTCTATGCTTCTGCAACATGCTTTGACAATTGATTTGGACTATTGTGGCGTTTTTCTGGCATCAATTGTTTTAAGTTAGGGTGTTTTCATTTCACATTGAATCAACAATTTGGAAAATACTTTTCTAATATTGATCACTTGTAtctcttacaaaaattaatgaataatatcttcatcatcaacaaaaatttTAGGCATAACTTTGTTTTTTATAAAGaatgttttttcctttgaatagtATTTCTAAATGATATAGAAAATCGATTTTAGGAAATATATTAACAAATATGAAACAAACGCACTGTTTACATTTTACCTCTGTTCTTCCATGGCCATCTCAACCCCTTATGATTTAATTTGTCTTGGTCAaccaattattttatttcgtcCAAGTTTGGTCGAAAATTCTAGCTCTGGCTTCTAATCTGACATTCTGAGGACTGTGGGTTTACAACATCTTTTCTCTATAACAGAAGTTCAAAAGTGAATTACATGTCTCCTCTTCGTCTAACTTAAAGTGATAGAAAGATAGCTTGTGATTTTTGAGTGCCAGAAGCGAGAGAAAAGGAGTATACAAAGTATTCTAGCCTTACCCATAAGTCAAATTTGCTCGTTATATGCCACGGGCTTCGAGTGGGTGGGGAACTATGACTCTGAGCCAAATTGAGGAAAAAATACAACTTCAGGAGGTCGACTGTGACCTTTTAAAATGTAGAGGTTGACTAAAGCACTCCATAACAAAGGGCAATACTTGATTAGCTCAGTTGCTTATTAAGGTTGCTCTACAAGAGGGAAAAATTACTGTTAGTGAAATGTTTGAGATTTTGTTCTGAgaattttatccaaaattagtttaaaattgTTTTGCCATTAATGACTTGGGGTACGTGGAACATTTGATCAAGTGGCATAGAACTTATAGGTCAGATTGATGTTATATTGTGCTTGCTAGTGATGCAGGACCATTGGGTTATTGGTTTTGCAATCCTAAAACCCTGACTTTCATTTAAAGTTGCTTAAGCAAATGAACAAACACGCGTGTATCTTGAGTGGATTTTGGTGGGGAAGGAGAAATTAGCATGGCTACATCTTCACCATTGAGCTAGGACAGATCTAGGTTGCAACAAAGAATTTCGTTGTCACATGGACACTGAGAATCACCTGGAAGAAGACTTGTACTGGATTATTCTGTTTTGCAaagaaagttgacatcatttgACAGTATGTGCCAAAAATGCTGCTGTTGTTTGGTGCAAGTTGATTAACCCAAGGGAAAATTAGACAAGGATTGTTAGAGCTAGCTTCAAGTTGGAGAACTATTAGGTGGATGTATATTCTTGTATGTAACTTTGAGAAGACTCTGTCTTTTCCCCTCGTGTTTAGTTTAAAACCTTATTTCCCTTCTCTCTGGTGCCCAAGGCTTTCTACTTTTCAGTCTTAAACTCTTTATGGTAGATATTATACCGATCAACCAATTTTGCAATAACCATTGTTGTTTCCACAATATCTTTACCTGCTTGAATGAAAGTAGTGTACTCTTTTTTGTTGCTATTTTGAAGATCCTGAATGCCTGGTTTCAGTATAATATCTTTATGTTCATTCTCTACAAGTCagtttatgtcattttcttctttgttgtttttgagTTTGCACTATATCGATTGCTTGTCCTAGGTGGAGCTCCGTGATGTTGAGAGTGGAAATAAAGTGAATGCACGGTTTAATACAGATGAATCTGTTGAAAGTACGCATCCATCTTCCCCTTCCTTTCATACACCTATGAGCCTAACTTTGAGAGATTACAGAAGTTTTTAACGTAGAAATGTTTGGGTTTTGATGTGGATCACATCAATCTATTGTTTTAGCTTCCGTTTTGTGGTCTTGTGGAGTCTTGAGTGAATTTGACAGTGCTTTTATAAGGATGTTCTACTGCAGAAGTTCTGATTAAGAAGCGACCTTTGGGTGCTTTTGCAGCCTATACTCACTTCTCTTCTTCATATATGAAAGTTTCTTCAGACCTCAGTGGTTTTTAACCTTAAAAGcctattaataaaaaaattgtttttagtATTGGAGAAACAAATTTAGTcttgaaaaaattatattgtgtTCTATTGTACTCCTAAAAGATAAGCACCTAATGGCATTACTTTTCAAACACTTTATTGAACACCTTCAGTGCAGCATCTTTAGGATTTTCTAACAAAATGCCCTTTACAACTACCTCACGAGTACACAATGCTGTAAAGCCCAATAACTCCACCGCTAAATGTTAGAGCAAACCCAAGAAAGCTTTAAATCTACTTAATCACCTATGTTATTCATCAGCCTCAACTCTGATCTTGCATTTGAAGATGGATTTGTTCCCCCGTAGTTGTTCCATTGTTGAACAGATTGAGTTATGGGAGGATTCTTTTTCATAGTTAAAACCACGAAATCAAATCTATTAGAGTATGATGCCATCACATTTGTCCTAGTTGGGCTGATCGCAAATCATTTTAGTCTTGCCTTGTCAGATCACTTCAAATGGAGAAATGATCAAATTATCAATCACCTAAGCTGTTCGTCAGCCATAACTCTGATCTTACATTTGAACATGCATTTGGAACCCTGGAGTTGTTTCATTGTTGAACAGTTTGACCTATATGAGGATTCTTTTCCATAGTTAATCATGTGACTGAATCTCTTTAGAGTACTTTGCCATCAAGAGATAGACGTGATCACCAAGATTAGTCTTAATCGGCTGATTGCAAGCCGTTTTAATTTTACCTTCTCAGAAAACTCTAAATatacaaaaggagaagaatgaaCTCTTATTGTTGAATGCACTTATAATAATATGAAGTAATTTTCTCTCTATCTTTCATCCGACCCAGAGGTATTTGTCGAGGAGAAGTCCTTTACATGCATGTGCACGATGGGGGATGAAGTCGCCTTAATAGAGTAAGCAACACAACCCCCAACAACCACCCCTCTCCCCCTCCTTTCTTTCCAGTAAAAGGCTAGGTTTTCACCTTGTATATGCCGcatgtaatttcatttattaTCAGCCCTCAGACATTTGAGCAAGTGGATGTGAAAAGGGATTTGTTTGGAAAAGCTGGTGTTTACCTGAAAGGTATGTAGAATATTACCTTCTCTGTTTGCTTTGAGAATATTGGAAGGAATCAAATTAATGATAACATAGGGAATTTTTTCCCTTGCTTTCTCAATAAAGTTGGtgggaaagaggaaaaatggGGGATAACCAATTCCCCTGGGCCCTTGGTCTCCCAAAATAGgaggaaatgaaaggaaaattctgcCAACTACCTCTTATGTTGTCTACACACGTGAATTGGTAGAGCCTTGCTTAGTCcattttcttactttatttCCCTCCACGTCTTCAAATATACTCAAACAAGATGGGGAAATTACAGTTTCTATTCACTTCTTTTTATTCCATGCTACTTAATTTATAACTGATGTTGGCGTGATATGTTTCACTGACAGAGGAAATGAAGGTCATGTTGCGGTTCTTTGACGATACACCATTATCAGGATCAGTTCCCAAGCGTGTGATATGCACTGTTGTGGATACTCCACCTCCTTTGAAAGGGGTTTCAGCTACACCTGCGTACGTTCGGTTTAACAGCTCTATCCTTTACTTTTGTTCCTTGTTGTCTTGTATATGCTATATTAACTATGTAACTTGTTTCAGTCTTGGACAAGATTTTTCTCATGCATATCCTGGAAACACTACTACATGTATATGCTGCTAGTGGCTTTGAGACTGTGATCTTTTTATgttaattacaaaaaagaaaaaccctgaCTAGGTTATATTTAAGAAAGATGACCAGTGGAAAAGAACAGTCCAATGAGTGTGTCAAGAACTGAGGGAAATAGAATGATTATGTTTAAATGTTACATCCATTTATGAAATCtgaggaaaattaacaaatattGCCTTTCAGCAACAATGTCTTCCAAGGTTATCCTTTTCTATTATGCAGATGTCAAGTTTTAGGTCAGTGTTACTTTGATTGGGTTGCGTGGCTTGTGTGCCATGCATCTCACTGCAAGTTACAATCTTCTCTTCAGAACATCCTATAAAATTACATTCATGCTGTTGActatttatttcttcatttcgTAATGGTGACTCTTGCTAGCTTTGCTTATGACACATGTGGTAGTGCTGAATTGTCAATTTTTCCTTCATGAGAACTATAAAAAGAATTCTGGCAAGTGCCACCTGACCAGCATGCTTCAGTTTTTTTAATTCCAACACTCATTGGGTGCTTGGTGACTTGGATTTTGTAGAGTTTATGCTGATCCATTCTTTCAAGACTTTTTAATGGCATATATTCTTTCTATCATTGGTTTTTTGCCCTGTTGATAATGGCTCTGGCTGAgtataaaaatgttttcatatgCAGGGAGAAAAGGGCTTTACTGGACAATGGTCTGACGGTGAAAGTGAGTGAGATAACCTTCTTCTTGTATTCTTTTCAACAAATGAGCTACACAAGATGgttctatttttaatttcctgtAGTACGTTCATGATGTAAAGTATTCTGTTTCGATGcttttaaattgataaatatcCTATCCAATGTGGTAATTATTTGCTTGCATGGCAACAAATTTGTGTGAGCAGTAAATAGTGCTCACTGCACATGCACCTGGAAATTTTGACAAACTCTAGATAAGCAATTACCTAAACCGAACTATTACACTGCAGTGCCAAGAGAATAAAATACTGATTCTATGAAAGGAAGATGATGGTTATGGTCATCGGGGATGGCTTGACAATTTCATCAAAGTAGGAAATACATGTCtaaacttcaaaagaaattgttctggCATCCAAAGGAATGGGGAGCAACCAAAGCAGGGAAATTCCTGGCATGCAGCTGCTGAAAGGTGTCATTGATTGCAAGTATCCTGTTATGCTCATTGATCAAACCAAACATAATTGGTTCTGTAGGCTCCCTGAATATTTCCAAAGccttcatttttcatgaaattgagtTTCTGAGCTTTCCAGCATCAATTCTTGAGTTAGCCATCATCTGTTCAAGCTATTGTCTGTTATCTTCCTGGGAATTTGTATGAATGCTGCTGAGGTACTTTAAGAATGCAGAGACTGATTGCTGTGTACTGGGACAATTTTGTGCACATTTACAGGTACCACCTTTCATTGAAAGTGGTGAAGCTATACTTGTCAATACAGAGGAGGATGCTTATATGAGCAGGTAAGTCTAGATATTCGTTGTTGTaatttgaaacttgaaatcACTTTCACCACTTATGTTTTGCTTGATTAGAAACAACCTCCTGGTTCAAATATATACAACCACACAGTCGCTAGAAATGTTGATGTGTGGTTTATTTACAGGGCAAAGGAATGAGTGGAGGATATTGGAGGTTACGTTCTTGGCTGTCTCCAAATAAAGTTTAAAGCAAGCAAActctttttgagattttgaaaGTTAGAAGGCCGACAAATATATTCTGAGGATGAACTTCTCTATCGACATGGTGATGGTTCAGAGTTCACGACGCAGTCTTATGAATTTATATTGTTTGTTGAATTAACCTTGGTCTTGAATGTATCCAGAGTTTTTCAAGTTGAGGAATGCTGCTTTTCTGAACAATAACTTATGCTCGAAATATTTACCTGGAGAGCGCGAAACATGATCTTTATGAGATCCAAATAGTGAAAAGGTGTGCTACTGCATTACATGAAGTGATCTTTACTGTTTATTATTACTAGTATTTAACATTCAGTGCTTTGCGCAGCAAAACTGATTTGTTATAAACATGAATAACCAATACAAAGCATCAAAGTTGCATAGTCCTAGTCGGGAATTAAGaagatattcttcttttctagGGAGTTTCAATCTTTATGGTCACATTCACAAATATAGTTTTGATTACTTATCATTAGTAATCAAAGTTTTGAGATCATTAGTAACGTTAATTATATGATATGTGATAAAATATAAGAGAAGTTAATATCTATTGAATGATAATATTTACAACTTAGTTAAACAATTACAATTTTGGGAGACGTACGGTTAACATGGGCAGAAAATAAGCCATATTAGTATGCTTTATATGCGGGTGAAATCATGTTTCTAGTGTAGATAATTGTTAGGTCCATTGCCAATGCCAATGTAGCAAAGTTTTCTACATGTGAACCATTGGATGTTTGACATGTGTActtgaaaataataatacaacCGAATTCTTTCACACGTCAATTATCCAACACGTCAATTATCCAATAGTGAATGTGTAAATCAATTATTATACCGATGGTTAACCTAATAAAAATCTGTTTAGTATGGGTTATATTCACCTTGGTAAAATGCAAGAAAATTAATGATATAATAAATTTGCCTAATTTTCTTTCTGAttaacttcaatttcttctccaaaAGGTTTCAAATCTATTGAAATCCTCAATGCTACATAGAGGGAGCATGTTAGGCATAATTTTTCCATCCTTGGTTAGATTGAAGTATCTATGACTGAGTTAAAGCTTGTAACAATGTCTATATCAAGTATTTAAATATATATCCTTAGCCTAATaattggatttatttttgcGTGCTTTgaacttaattacattaattcATTTAACTAAATAATCTTTTTCACCGAAGTAATATCGTTCAAAACGAAATTAAGTGCAATTCTTTTCATCTAAAAGTTTTCATTTAAGGGGACTTGTAAATCACTTCGTAGTTGCCTGGAACTTCACAAGCAATTGGATTTCTTTCATCATGGTTTTTGAGCAAAGTCAGCATGTTTTGGTAAGTTTCTTCTTGTCATTGGTTGTGTGTAACATGTTGAGATGAATAGACAATTCCCACACACGATCATATCTCTAATTAGCTCATTAGACTGCCGCCACAAGCCAGGTCGTTTGTTCACCAGCAGAGTCC of the Eucalyptus grandis isolate ANBG69807.140 chromosome 10, ASM1654582v1, whole genome shotgun sequence genome contains:
- the LOC104422288 gene encoding elongation factor P isoform X1; this translates as MNASFASKRLSRALLAAASSSAPRSSAAAAAAAAAMTPAPSLSHPLPSSSSEIDGTARSLFRSPWSVLQQRGVKVRGSDVRPGNVVDRKGRLYEVVKADHNQQGRGSAMIQVELRDVESGNKVNARFNTDESVEKVFVEEKSFTCMCTMGDEVALIDPQTFEQVDVKRDLFGKAGVYLKEEMKVMLRFFDDTPLSGSVPKRVICTVVDTPPPLKGVSATPAEKRALLDNGLTVKVPPFIESGEAILVNTEEDAYMSRAKE
- the LOC104422288 gene encoding elongation factor P isoform X2 encodes the protein MNASFASKRLSRALLAAASSSAPRSSAAAAAAAAAMTPAPSLSHPLPSSSSEIDGTARSLFRSPWSVLQQRGVKVRGSDVRPGNVVDRKGRLYEVVKADHNQQGRGSAMIQVELRDVESGNKVNARFNTDESVEKEMKVMLRFFDDTPLSGSVPKRVICTVVDTPPPLKGVSATPAEKRALLDNGLTVKVPPFIESGEAILVNTEEDAYMSRAKE